A genomic region of Aspergillus oryzae RIB40 DNA, chromosome 1 contains the following coding sequences:
- a CDS encoding uncharacterized protein (predicted protein), whose amino-acid sequence MSSELPCKCDPESGANPDTLTRNVELVQSDLRNLHDTVDIICQHLDLSRPKTLVVDRGKDRENIPVSGEPDREESEGCEVSPPDSPSAVHAPIDTFLDIAKFGSPKSVESPPGRRASRATHGDDLITKGIVSLAVAEQLLHRYFSRLDHYLYGICSEHHDLHQLRTTSPILLAAICTVSALHDP is encoded by the coding sequence ATGTCAAGTGAGCTCCCCTGCAAATGTGATCCAGAAAGTGGTGCTAATCCTGACACTTTGACCAGAAATGTGGAGCTTGTACAATCTGACCTGCGGAACCTGCATGATACGGTCGACATCATTTGCCAACACTTGGATCTCAGCCGGCCAAAGACGCTTGTAGTCGACCGTGGAAAGGATAGAGAGAACATCCCAGTAAGCGGAGAGCCCGACCgtgaagaaagtgaagggTGCGAAGTATCACCACCCGATTCGCCTTCTGCCGTCCATGCTCCCATTGACACCTTTCTCGATATCGCCAAGTTCGGAAGTCCCAAATCCGTCGAGTCGCCACCTGGACGTCGCGCTAGTCGTGCGACTCACGGAGATGATCTGATCACCAAGGGCATTGTGTCTCTCGCAGTCGCCGAGCAGCTGTTACATCGCTACTTTTCGCGTCTTGACCATTACCTGTACGGAATATGTAGTGAACATCATGACCTACACCAGCTACGCACCACATCTCCTATCCTCCTTGCTGCTATCTGCACCGTGTCAGCCCTACATGACCCCTAG
- a CDS encoding sialidase family protein (predicted neuraminidase (sialidase)) yields MLAFYGSSNSRCLFHVMNKPIELRDTNPTFSWTEDLGKVETLCSADSRTIHRAFIIYRTSGRNDFTLNLNPSSGGHVILSLYTEAFWLDVVKRRFSLVRETNRPYFYREAYLPGATAQNHASNLLLLPNGDVLCAWFGGSMEGKPDISIYLSRLRSGEQSWSEAIRMTHDNTRSEQNPVLFRTPTGDLWLLYTSQHAGNQDSAIVKRRVSKDDGITWGKEEVLFPDSGIFIRQPAIVLDDGAWVIPVFKCRVEPGERWLGNNDISCIRVSRDEGQTWTESVIPESTGCVHMEIQRLKDCSYLGLFRSRWADHIYLATSPDGLSWSPPQPTILPNPNAGICFDVLPSGRVVVVYNHSSKLDATGRRQGLYDDIADGVDERRDQSSTQDGRESFWGAPRAPLCVAWSDDSGKTWERRVLEDGDGYCMTNNSEKKLNRELSYPSMVLDEGKIHIAYTFWRQRIKQNT; encoded by the exons ATGCTGGCATTTTATGGATCAAGCAACTCCAGATGTTTATTCCACGTAATGAACAAACCCATTGAGCTTCGAGACACCAACCCCACATTTTCGTGGACTGAAGATCTGGGGAAGGTGGAGACACTCTGTAGCGCGGACAGTCGGACTATCCACCGAGCTTTTATAATCTATCGGACGAGTGGCCGAAATGATTTCACTTTGAATCTCAACCCCTCGTCTGGAGGCCACGTAATCCTGTCATTATATACTGAAGCATTCTGGTTGGATGTAGTAAAAAGACGATTTAG TTTGGTACGCGAGACCAACAGACCATACTTTTACCGGGAGGCCTATCTTCCCGGCGCCACAGCCCAAAATCATGCCTCAAATCTACTTTTACTCCCGAATGGCGATGTCCTCTGCGCCTGGTTCGGCGGCAGTATGGAAGGCAAGCCGGACATCAGTATATACTTATCACGTCTGAGATCGGGTGAGCAGTCATGGTCAGAAGCTATACGAATGACCCACGACAATACTCGCAGCGAGCAAAACCCGGTTTTATTCCGTACACCAACTGGAGATCTGTGGCTTCTGTACACGTCGCAGCATGCCGGAAACCAAGACTCGGCAATCGTGAAGCGTCGGGTTTCCAAAGATGACGGAATCACTtggggaaaggaggaagtttTATTCCCTGACTCCGGTATCTTCATTCGTCAACCAGCCATCGTTCTGGATGATGGTGCATGGGTAATTCCCGTTTTCAAATGCCGAGTAGAGCCGGGAGAGCGCTGGCTAGGAAACAATGATATCTCCTGTATCCGCGTCTCAAGGGACGAGGGACAAACCTGGACAGAGTCTGTTATTCCAGAGAGTACAGGCTGCGTCCATATGGAAATTCAACGGTTGAAAGACTGCTCCTATCTTGGCTTGTTCCGCAGTCGATGGGCGGACCATATTTATCTGGCAACCTCGCCCGATGGTCTTTCCTGGAGCCCACCACAGCCTACCATTCTTCCAAACCCCAATGCGGGCATTTGCTTTGACGTGCTCCCTTCTGGGAGAGTAGTTGTAGTTTACAACCATTCTTCAAAGCTGGACGCCACCGGACGTCGTCAGGGCCTATATGATGACATTGCAGATGGTGTTGACGAACGCCGAGATCAGAGCTCCACACAGGATGGCAGGGAATCATTCTGGGGAGCACCGCGAGCACCTCTCTGTGTTGCTTGGAGCGATGATTCAGGGAAGACATGGGAACGACGTGTGTTagaagatggcgatggctaTTGTATGACTAACAACAGCGAGAAAAAGCTGAATCGCGAGTTGTCATACCCGAGTATGGTGCTTGATGAAGGAAAGATTCACATCGCGTACACATTTTGGAGACAAAGGATTAA ACAGAACACCTAA
- a CDS encoding uncharacterized protein (predicted protein) codes for MILFPRYYLFEIGDQAWCPEWMRAYIQSYLTRVWNLHIPPFSNAPPAGVAADLILGHIKDPDSFTFVDLCAGAGGPIGTLEHVLNEKLRAEGKSAARFVLTDLHPRVEEWSAISRRRENISFVSEPMDAAKCERVAPTNRKECRIFNLCFHHFDDLLASTILRKATESADSFIIFEFAQRNFTSLLNIPVMLLFPFWYTLCRYRHSPLHLFFTYVIPLLSLLISFDGLVSTMRCRTPEEIRALLDGLDLDLSDWEFRSGHRMLFEPFVHIYYYIGVRKER; via the exons ATGATTCTCTTCCCACGATACTATCTGTTTGAGATAGGTGATCAAGCCTGGTGTCCCGAATGGATGAGAGCATACATCCAATCATATCTAACCCGCGTCTGGAATCTGCATATCCCGCCATTCAGCAACGCCCCTCCAGCAGGGGTAGCAGCAGACCTTATTCTCGGACACATAAAAGATCCGGATTCTTTCACATTCGTTGATCTTTGTGCGGGTGCAGGCGGGCCGATTGGAACGCTTGAGCACGTTTTGAATGAGAAGCTTAGAGCGGAAGGCAAGTCAGCGGCGCGATTTGTTCTCACGGATCTGCATCCTCGAGTGGAAGAATGGTCTGCGATTAGTAGACGTCGGGAGAATATCTCGTTCGTTAGTGAGCCTATGGATGCTGCGAAATGTGAGAGAGTGGCACCGACAAACCGGAAGGAGTGCAGAATCTTCAATTTATGTTTTCACCATTTTGATGATTTGCTTGCGTCGACTATATTGCGGAAGGCGACAGAGTCTGCTGATTCTTTTAT AATTTTCGAATTTGCCCAGCGCAATTTCACATCGTTGCTTAACATCCCTGTtatgcttctctttcctttctggTATACCCTTTGTCGGTACAGACATTCTCCTCTGCATTTATTCTTCACATACGTGATTCCTTTGCTATCCCTACTTATTTCCTTTGATGGCCTGGTGTCGACCATGCGTTGTCGGACACCGGAGGAGATTCGAGCGCTCTTGGATGGACTGGACTTGGACCTCAGCGACTGGGAATTTAGGAGCGGGCATCGTATGTTATTCGAGCCATTTGTCCACATTTACTACTACATTGGAGTAAGAAAGGAACGTTAG
- a CDS encoding EthD domain-containing protein (predicted protein), whose amino-acid sequence MKLASLPLTTYGFQLLMFGRRKEGLTPDQYRDHYENVHIPLMKNLTGDTFPLTHVRHYVKRDGPPDFPPAVLMGNQTDFDYDAVAVLTYRDKAHFDANWAFFEDEETSTLIKEDEEKFSAAQSKSLIFAGAGWGLVCFDQRR is encoded by the exons ATGAAGCTTGCCTCGCTACCCCTTACCACCTACGGCTTCCAATTGCTAATGTTTGGCCGTCGAAAAGAGGGTCTCACCCCGGACCAATACCGCGACCACTACGAGAATGTTCACATCCCCCTCATGAAGAACCTAACCGGAGACACCTTCCCTCTGACTCACGTGCGACACTACGTAAAACGAGACGGGCCGCCTGACTTTCCTCCGGCGGTCTTAATGGGGAACCAGACGGACTTCGACTATGACGCGGTGGCGGTACTTACGTATCGCGATAAGGCGCATTTTGACGCCAACTGGGCTTTTtttgaggacgaggagacgTCTACATTGAtcaaagaggatgaggagaaattcTCAGC TGCTCAAAGCAAAAGCCTCATATTTGCGGGTGCGGGATGGGGTCTAGTGTGTTTTGATCAGAGACGGTAG
- a CDS encoding fungal specific transcription factor domain-containing protein (predicted protein), whose translation MRSMFEKRDVGFLRALCIASFWLADASRILCSDAIRRAADIRLHRSFDYLIGARDPESCSPSSANPIAAVDRVRLWYLLFVCDQHLSILHNRDSLLRSDKDIAVSWETYLHRAETTESDIRILSQVSLLLIMGQVRDVLGSDNQTPLPPTLTHHITNYSRQLDKWFAKFSALFITNAYIGDFPRKGLELHYQFGKLYLGHQVFKGLHGNPIPMHFVSAANMAHDAAVGIYEMILNDNQLTNSLVGMPHYFHIMIAFAGHLLLEICHNHHEQLSINVQEEFNLIGAVLDLFRSQNCIPQHPIRRMAPGLSRKLSTCAASLGIGSLFDGHQSSQNAYIATTGAQGLANPSQNFDGQPVQFPVDSTAPQMDDFLFGDIGEFTFPDLTSSFLP comes from the coding sequence ATGCGGTCAATGTTTGAAAAGCGTGACGTTGGGTTTCTGAGAGCTTTGTGTATCGCCTCATTTTGGCTCGCAGATGCTTCGAGAATTCTCTGCAGTGATGCCATTAGACGCGCAGCAGACATCCGTCTTCATCGCAGCTTTGACTATCTCATCGGTGCTCGCGACCCTGAGTCTTGCTCCCCGTCATCAGCAAACCCAATTGCCGCTGTGGATCGAGTGCGATTGTGGTATCTTCTGTTCGTATGTGATCAACATCTCTCAATCTTGCACAACCGCGACTCTCTCCTGCGCAGCGATAAGGACATCGCCGTGAGCTGGGAAACATACTTACATCGAGCCGAGACCACTGAATCAGATATTCGGATTCTTTCCCAAGTGTCACTATTATTGATAATGGGTCAGGTGCGAGATGTACTGGGGTCCGATAATCAGACGCCGCTACCACCGACTCTTACACATCATATCACGAATTACTCTAGGCAGCTGGATAAATGGTTCGCCAAATTCTCTGCTCTATTCATCACAAACGCGTACATTGGCGATTTCCCAAGAAAGGGCTTGGAGCTTCACTACCAATTCGGCAAACTCTACCTTGGACATCAAGTATTCAAAGGGCTTCATGGTAATCCTATCCCGATGCATTTCGTCTCTGCTGCGAACATGGCCCATGATGCAGCGGTTGGGATTTACGAAATGATCCTGAACGACAATCAGCTCACAAATAGTCTGGTTGGCATGCCTCACTACTTCCATATCATGATTGCGTTTGCCGGACATCTGTTGCTGGAAATATGTCACAACCACCACGAACAACTGTCTATCAACGTACAGGAGGAGTTCAATCTCATTGGTGCCGTCCTAGACCTGTTCCGCAGTCAAAACTGTATTCCTCAGCATCCTATCCGACGCATGGCTCCTGGTCTCAGCCGGAAGCTTTCCACCTGTGCTGCCAGTCTAGGGATTGGTAGTCTGTTCGATGGCCATCAATCAAGTCAAAATGCGTACATTGCCACTACAGGCGCACAGGGTCTCGCGAACCCAAGTCAGAATTTTGACGGGCAGCCTGTTCAATTTCCTGTTGACTCTACGGCGCCCCAGATGGATGACTTTCTATTCGGCGATATTGGAGAATTCACGTTCCCGGACTTGACatccagcttcttgccaTAG
- a CDS encoding uncharacterized protein (predicted dehydrogenase), which produces MTVSNYIVSLAEAQTRLPPPVASSRLLEQIDQQVEQLPILVVLDDDPTGTQTCHGINVLTVWDDATLVEEFHTCDRGFFILTNSRALPTAEARKLISDICTAVKKAAVQAQKTFEIVLRGDSTLRGHFPDEPQIAEEVIRKVDGWILAPFFRQGGRFTIDDVHYVADAEGNLVPAAQTIFAKDATFGYTSSNLIDYVVEKSNGSIPRHRVQSISLHDIREGGVSAVAERLLKFAQGSIIIVNAIVDTDLEIFVLGLLQAKSAGRNYIYRTGAAFVSTRLAIRPKPPLSAGDLGLNTEASSPGGLIIAGSYVSKTTDQLQSLTSGRGPALKVITLDVESLLNNTESSYSTVLSASDEAGKYISDGQDVLIMTSRRLVSSHDELSGLQIGSIVSNALVLFLRLLIPRPRYIIAKASCLLCKTMM; this is translated from the exons ATGACAGTCTCAAATTATATTGTTTCTCTAGCGGAGGCTCAAACACggcttcctcctccagtGGCATCTAGTCGGTTGCTCGAACAAATCGATCAGCAGGTAGAGCAGCTTCCTATCCTCGTGGTTCTCGATGACGATCCCACTGGAACACAAACATGTCATGGAATCAATGTCTTGACAGTGTGGGACGATGCAACTTTGGTAGAAGAGTTTCACACATGCGACCGTGGATTCTTCATACTCACCAACTCGCGCGCGCTCCCTACCGCTGAAGCCCGGAAACTCATATCTGATATCTGTACTGCCGTGAAGAAGGCAGCAGTACAGGCACAAAAGACCTTCGAAATCGTCTTACGCGGTGATTCGACTTTACGTGGACATTTTCCCGATGAGCCCCAGATTGCCGAGGAGGTAATTAGGAAAGTCGATGGCTGGATCCTCGCACCGTTCTTCCGACAAGGCGGGAGGTTCACCATTGACGATGTCCACTATGTGGCCGATGCTGAAGGGAATCTAGTTCCGGCTGCCCAAACCATTTTTGCAAAGGATGCAACATTCGGGTACACAAGCTCCAATCTGATTGACTACGTAGTCGAGAAGTCAAATGGCTCaattcctcgtcatcgtgTGCAGTCTATCTCTCTGCATGATATCAGGGAGGGGGGTGTTTCTGCTGTGGCAGAAAGGTTACTCAAATTTGCTCAAGGGTctatcatcattgtcaacGCTATAGTTGATACTGATCTGGAAATCTTTGTTCTTGGACTGCTGCAGG CGAAATCTGCTGGTCGCAACTATATTTATAGGACAGGAGCTGCCTTTGTATCGACACGACTAGCGATAAGGCCAAAGCCTCCCCTCAGTGCAGGAGATTTAGGACTGAACACTGAGGCGTCTTCTCCAGGCGGGTTGATCATTGCCGGGTCCTACGTGTCCAAAACAACCGATCAGCTTCAATCCCTGACTTCAGGCCGTGGACCCGCGCTAAAGGTCATCACTCTGGACGTAGAGAGTCTGCTAAATAACACTGAAAGCAGCTACAGTACGGTATTAAGTGCTTCTGATGAAGCTGGCAAATATATTTCTGATGGACAAGACGTCCTAATCATGACAAGCAGACGACTAGTTAGCAGCCATGACGAGCTCTCCGGTTTGCAGATAGGAAGCATTGTGTCTAATGCGTTGGTTCTGTTTCTACGGCTTCTAATTCCCCGGCCTCGATacatcattgccaaggcGAGTTGTCTTCTGTGTAAAACAATGATGTAA
- a CDS encoding dihydrodipicolinate synthase family protein (predicted protein): MTSSIAGKTRPLPPGIFCPVISLYKSTPRQEIDYEASYKYFSYLIRGGVDGLVLGGTTAEAVLLSPSERQELIKTARRAAVDLGFENFPLVAGISGQSTNESIRLAQEAREAGADFGLLLPPSYGAKAVTKDVIIDFYKDVASENILPIVIYSFPVVCNGVDMNSDVMSTLAQHPNIVGVKLTCGNAGKVTRLTQEYSHEQFSVYAGSSDWLIPCLSGGGSGCVTGIGNVFPKSVARLYALWREGKVQDAMKLQGLVAQAEKACKEGIAPTKFAAAHFAGPLSGITEAEAFWPRKPYKPSPKGIQDWVVDVMQHMVEIENSLPEVSGPGRAK, from the exons ATGACTTCCTCAATTGCCGGAAAGACCAGACCCCTACCCCCTGGAATCTTTTGTCCGGTAATATCCCTCTACAAATCCACGCCTCGTCAAGAAATCGACTATGAAGCTTCATACAAATATTTTTCCTACCTGATCCGCGGGGGTGTTGATGGCCTCGTTCTGGGTGGAACAACAGCGGAGGCAGTTTTACTATCCCCATCGGAGCGACAAGAATTAATCAAGACCGCGCGACGTGCCGCTGTAGACCTGGGATTTGAGAACTTCCCACTGGTAGCTGGTATCAGCGGACAGTCCACCAATGAATCAATACGTTTGGCACAAGAAGCGCGCGAGGCAGGAGCAGATTTCGGGCTCTTGTTACCCCCCAGCTATGGGGCCAAAGCTGTTACGAAGGACGTCATCATCGATTTTTATAAGGATGTTGCGAGCGAAAACATTCTTCCCATAGTCATTTACAGT TTCCCTGTTGTTTGCAATGGAGTGGACATGAATTCGGATGTCATGTCGACGCTGGCCCAGCATCCCAATATTGTCGGTGTCAAGCTGACCTGTGGAAATGCGGGCAAAGTCACCCGACTTACTCAAGAGTACTCGCATGAGCAATTCAGTGTCTATGCGGGCTCGTCAGATTGGCTTATTCCCTGCCtcagtggtggtggatcgGGCTGTGTGACAGGGATAGGCAATGTCTTCCCTAAGTCGGTCGCCAGGCTATATGCTCTgtggagggagggaaaggtACAGGATGCCATGAAGCTGCAGGGCTTGGTTGCACAGGCGGAAAAGGCCTGTAAAGAGGGTATCGCCCCAACTAAGTTTGCAGCTGCACATTTTGCGGGGCCTCTGTCAGGCATTACGGAGGCCGAGGCATTTTGGCCCCGGAAGCCATACAAACCGTCACCGAAGGGTATCCAAGACTGGGTTGTGGATGTAATGCAACATATGGTCGAGATTGAGAATTCTCTTCCTGAGGTGTCTGGCCCTGGTAGGGCTAAATAA
- a CDS encoding putative salicylate hydroxylase (2-polyprenyl-6-methoxyphenol hydroxylase and related FAD-dependent oxidoreductases), whose amino-acid sequence MKVIIVGAGIGGLTCAIACRREKLDVIVLERSSVLLPVGAGIQIPPNGLRVLQELDLKQEVLEKGAIVESMDLRRYKDGGLITSMECGQTVAREYGGPWVALLMGAKVCFGATVDDLDVENTQVILEGGETVAGDIIVGADGLWSKVRDAIFDRPVPLIETGDMAYRAVFPRKQLENLHNPEIDSLCSKTSVTAWLGPEKHAVFYPVRGGEEYNLVLLQPDNLPTGIRTNEGDLEEMKSAFRDWDATLQKLISCISSVVRWKLCRLPELDTWSKGSVTLLGDACHPTLPYQAQGAAMAAEDGAVLGMLMGSVVERIDTQTDSLDATLGGLISESLYVYEDLRKAPTTANVNGALRNRGAFHMRDGIVQWMRDFVLGYSGMTRETDWIGLMSRRQSHTLSADPMQECKKRIGRA is encoded by the exons ATGAAGGTTATCATCGTAGGCGCCGGTATAGGTGGTCTAACATGTGCTATTGCCTGCCGACGCGAAAAATTGGATGTGATTGTCCTCGAACGCAGCTCCGTACTCTTGCCC GTCGGAGCAGGTATCCAAATTCCGCCCAATGGCCTGCGGGTCTTGCAGGAGCTAGACCTCAAGCAAGAGGTCCTGGAGAAAGGGGCGATTGTCGAATCAATGGATCTTCGACGGTACAAGGACGGTGGACTCATTACATCAATGGAATGTGGTCAGACGGTCGCTCGTGAGTATGGAGGTCCATGGGT GGCTCTGCTTATGGGGGCAAAAGTATGCTTCGGAGCTACTGTCGATGATTTGGATGTCGAGAACACACAGGTTATTCTCGAGGGTGGCGAGACAGTGGCAGGGGATATTATCGTTGGTGCCGATG GACTATGGTCAAAAGTCAGGGACGCAATTTTTGATCGACCTGTTCCACTCATCGAGACGGGTGATATGGCCTACCGTGCAGTTTTTCCAAGGAAGCAACTTGAGAACCTTCACAATCCGGAGATAGACAGTCTTTGTAGCAAGACTTCTGTCACCGCCTGGCTAGGGCCAGAGAAACATGCCGTCTTCTACCCGGTACGAGGGGGTGAAGAATATAACCTGGTTCTGCTGCAACCTGACAATTTACCTACTGGAATACGTACAAATGAGGGTGActtggaggaaatgaaaTCAGCTTTTCGTGATTGGGACGCGAC ACTTCAGAAGTTGATCTCTTGCATATCATCCGTAGTTAGGTGGAAACTATGCCGCCTTCCGGAATTAGATACCTGGAGCAAG GGCTCTGTCACACTACTAGGAGACGCTTGTCACCCAACACTCCCATATCAAGCTCAAGGTGCCGCAATGGCAGCAGAGGACGGCGCTGTGCTGGGAATGCTAATGGGCTCGGTTGTTGAACGGATAGACACCCAAACGGACTCTTTGGACGCGACACTTGGAGGCTTGATCTCCGAGTCCCTCTACGTCTACGAGGATCTACGCAAGGCACCCACGACAGCCAATGTCAATGGCGCACTTAGAAACCGCGGCGCATTCCACATGCGAGATGGTATCGTGCAATGGATGCGAGATTTTGTTTTGGGGTATTCCGGTATGACACGGGAGACTGACTGGATTGGTCTCATGTCAAGGCGCCAGTCCCACACTCTGTCGGCTGATCCTATGCAAGAGTGTAAGAAACGGATAGGGAGAGCGTGA
- a CDS encoding aldo/keto reductase (voltage-gated shaker-like K+ channel, subunit beta/KCNAB), with protein MVTSWQSRSIEKRPKMQYQRLGNSGLKVSKIILGCMTFGNPSWEGSPWVLPEAEALPLLKKAYDCGINTWDTANTYSNGMSEIIIGKALERYNIPRSKVVIMTKLYYPVLEPESNARPNPAINDGVLVNQMGLSRKHIFEAVDASLARLKSSYIDVLQLHRIDDTHPEEVMRALHDLVQMGKIHYLGASSMYCWQLVRLHYAAKMNNWTVFTSMQGLYNLLYREEERETNKFCQAEGIGLIPWSPLARGLLARPWNVKTDRSVKDAKTAKWFSGEQDQKIITRVDQLARSKGCSMSALAIAWLLEKGACPIVGLNSIERIESASEALAVRLSDVDIRFLEEQYRPLSVQAI; from the coding sequence ATGGTTACGAGTTGGCAAAGCAGAAGCATTGAAAAACGGCCGAAAATGCAGTATCAACGACTCGGTAATAGTGGATTGAAAGTCTCGAAGATCATTCTTGGTTGCATGACATTCGGCAATCCATCATGGGAAGGCAGCCCATGGGTTCTTCCAGAGGCCGAAGCGCTCCCCCTACTGAAAAAGGCATATGACTGTGGTATCAATACGTGGGATACAGCCAACACTTACTCTAACGGGATGTCCGAGATTATAATCGGAAAAGCTCTAGAGCGGTACAATATTCCGCGGAGTAAAGTTGTCATCATGACCAAGCTATACTACCCAGTTCTTGAGCCTGAATCAAACGCACGACCCAATCCAGCCATTAACGATGGGGTCCTGGTAAATCAAATGGGACTAAGTCGGAAACATATCTTTGAGGCGGTGGATGCATCTCTTGCCCGACTCAAGTCCAGCTATATTGATGTTCTACAGCTACATCGCATCGATGATACCCACCCGGAGGAGGTCATGCGCGCTCTTCACGATCTCGTTCAAATGGGCAAAATCCATTACCTGGGCGCATCAAGCATGTATTGCTGGCAGCTCGTGAGATTACATTATGCGGCGAAAATGAACAATTGGACCGTCTTCACCAGCATGCAGGGTCTTTACAACTTACTCtaccgagaagaagaacgtgaAACGAACAAATTCTGTCAAGCTGAAGGAATCGGATTGATTCCTTGGAGTCCTCTAGCTCGCGGGTTATTAGCCAGACCTTGGAATGTGAAAACCGACCGGTCCGTGAAGGACGCAAAGACTGCAAAGTGGTTCTCTGGTGAGCAAGATCAGAAGATTATTACCAGAGTGGATCAACTTGCGCGGTCGAAGGGTTGCAGCATGAGTGCGCTTGCGATAGCTTGGTTGTTGGAGAAGGGCGCTTGTCCGATCGTCGGGTTGAATAGTATTGAGAGGATAGAGTCGGCGTCTGAGGCACTGGCAGTTCGTCTGAGTGATGTTGATATACGGTTTCTGGAGGAACAATATAGGCCGCTTTCTGTGCAGGCTATTTGA
- a CDS encoding uncharacterized protein (predicted protein), translating into MDKNLPEEVKAYLEEIVQRLTDYLKDQLVGVYLFGSAGYGAYESGTSDIDVQAIVRGPLDTVDKQAVISRLNQNALPCPATKLEFVVYAQSAVYPASRHPRFELNLNTGAHQPDHISLDPANESSHWFLLDIAVGRELGRALYGPATTDAFGAIPRRWVLEAIATSLEWHQAKELRSSNSVLNACRGWRYIVTGEFSSKLVGAKWAMQQQGSPDVVSRAISARKTGDELPVVQIMTLYHIVIMANRAELAKDLI; encoded by the coding sequence ATGGACAAGAACCTGCCAGAAGAGGTGAAAGCCTACCTTGAGGAAATAGTCCAGCGTCTTACTGATTACCTAAAAGATCAGCTTGTCGGGGTGTATCTATTCGGTTCAGCTGGTTATGGCGCCTACGAGTCTGGCACCAGCGACATTGACGTGCAGGCTATAGTGAGAGGTCCGCTTGACACCGTTGATAAGCAGGCAGTCATATCACGTTTGAACCAGAATGCCTTGCCTTGCCCGGCTACCAAACTCGAGTTTGTGGTCTATGCTCAAAGCGCTGTGTATCCGGCCAGCCGTCACCCTCGTTTCGAACTTAATTTGAACACCGGAGCTCATCAACCAGATCATATCAGCTTAGATCCAGCCAACGAATCAAGCCACTGGTTCTTGCTCGATATTGCTGTAGGGCGCGAACTTGGCCGTGCCCTGTACGGCCCTGCTACGACTGACGCTTTCGGCGCTATCCCCCGACGGTGGGTTTTGGAAGCAATCGCGACTTCGCTCGAGTGGCACCAAGCAAAGGAACTCAGATCGAGCAACAGCGTTCTCAACGCTTGCCGAGGTTGGCGATACATCGTCACAGGCGAATTTTCTTCGAAGTTGGTCGGAGCCAAATGGGCCATGCAACAACAGGGCAGTCCGGACGTTGTCAGCCGTGCCATTTCAGCGCGCAAAACAGGAGACGAACTCCCTGTTGTCCAGATAATGACGCTTTACCATATTGTTATTATGGCCAACCGTGCCGAACTCGCGAAAGACCTTATATAA
- a CDS encoding uncharacterized protein (predicted protein): MTIILYSSGSSVTAYALDPSGVFTRRQTFTYKLDGPGTDPDRQDAPHPHGVVLDPTGQFILVPDLGADLVRIFRINPSSGLLEPQTPLAVSPGSGPRHGTFWTPKGARPGRAIDTRFYLASELNSHLTGYKVHYPKNGTIAFEKFFETTTYGGPELPSGATAAEIAISVGPFLATQYIL; this comes from the coding sequence ATGACGATTATCCTGTATAGCTCAGGGTCATCGGTGACAGCATATGCCCTTGACCCCAGTGGTGTCTTTACCCGTCGCCAGACCTTCACATATAAGCTGGACGGTCCTGGTACGGATCCCGACCGGCAGGATGCACCACACCCCCACGGTGTAGTCCTTGACCCCACAGGTCAATTCATTCTGGTTCCTGATTTAGGAGCCGACCTCGTACGCATCTTCCGCATCAACCCTTCATCGGGGTTGTTGGAGCCGCAGACACCTTTGGCTGTGTCTCCAGGATCTGGCCCCAGACACGGCACATTCTGGACGCCCAAAGGCGCACGTCCCGGCCGAGCTATCGACACTCGGTTTTATTTGGCATCGGAGCTTAACAGCCATTTGACGGGATACAAAGTTCACTATCCCAAGAATGGTACGATCGCTTTTgagaagttcttcgagactACCACGTATGGTGGACCGGAGCTGCCAAGCGGTGCTACTGCTGCAGAAATCGCGATCTCGGTGGGTCCCTTTCTTGCAACTCAGTATATCCTCTAA